A DNA window from Arachis duranensis cultivar V14167 chromosome 3, aradu.V14167.gnm2.J7QH, whole genome shotgun sequence contains the following coding sequences:
- the LOC107479132 gene encoding uncharacterized protein LOC107479132 isoform X1 has product MPPMATIPTHRPELHALFFNRSISCFKCPKIVASWSMAHTKSSPILENTNDNKTTTNLKKKEELCVQHLRPPIPKTENLGSKNLRFERLQPSDQEVAQGNRFEFGEFVAREAVLDEEYWTAAWLRSECQWENRMYERYIDNFKRKFAEQEFIALRRRCKVLNGETCTCIITVRKQHNNLKHSVLKSVVGTLDLNIRYLLQGETFPGEHVKAPLFVSIDRTAPSRYGYIANLCVTKPARQQGIASNMLYFAIEAAKYNGVTQIYVHVDRNNRPAQMLYQKLGFQMVETANTKLSLEETFLLRLQT; this is encoded by the exons ATGCCTCCCATGGCAACAATTCCAACACACAGACCTGAGTTGCATGCTTTGTTCTTCAATCGGTCCATTAGCTGTTTCAAATGCCCAAAAATTGTTGCCTCATGGTCCAT GGCACATACGAAATCTTCCCCAATATTGGAAAACACTAATGATAATAAGACGACGACtaatttgaagaagaaagaagaacttTGTGTGCAGCATTTAAGGCCACCGATTCCAAAAACCGAAAATTTAGGGTCCAAGAATCTTCGATTTGAACGGTTGCAGCCATCTGATCAAGAAGTGGCTCAAGGAAATAGGTTTGAATTCGGGGAATTTGTTGCGCGTGAAGCTGTGCTTGATGAAGAATATTGG ACAGCGGCATGGCTGAGATCAGAATGTCAATGGGAGAATAGAATGTATGAAAG ATATATTGATAACTTCAAACGGAAATTTGCTGAGCAG GAATTTATTGCGTTAAGAAGGCGGTGCAAGGTTCTAAATGGGGAGACCTGCACATGCATTATCACG GTAAGGAAGCAGCACAACAATTTAAAACATTCAGTATTAAAAAGTGTTGTGGGAACCCTTGATTTGAATATCCGCTATTTGCTGCAAGGCGAGACCTTTCCCGGG GAACACGTAAAGGCTCCACTTTTTGTTAGCATCGACAGAACGGCACCGAGCAGATATGGCTACATTGCAAACTTATGTGTCACCAAACCAGCTCGACAACAGGGAATAGCGAGCAACATGTTATATTTTGCTATTGAAGCTGCAAAATATAATG GGGTGACTCAAATATATGTTCATGTTGATAGAAATAATAGGCCTGCACAGATGTTGTACCAGAAGTTGGGCTTCCAG ATGGTTGAGACGGCAAACACCAAATTGTCGCTAGAGGAAACATTCTTGCTACGTTTGCAGACTTAA
- the LOC107479132 gene encoding uncharacterized protein LOC107479132 isoform X2, translating into MPPMATIPTHRPELHALFFNRSISCFKCPKIVASWAHTKSSPILENTNDNKTTTNLKKKEELCVQHLRPPIPKTENLGSKNLRFERLQPSDQEVAQGNRFEFGEFVAREAVLDEEYWTAAWLRSECQWENRMYERYIDNFKRKFAEQEFIALRRRCKVLNGETCTCIITVRKQHNNLKHSVLKSVVGTLDLNIRYLLQGETFPGEHVKAPLFVSIDRTAPSRYGYIANLCVTKPARQQGIASNMLYFAIEAAKYNGVTQIYVHVDRNNRPAQMLYQKLGFQMVETANTKLSLEETFLLRLQT; encoded by the exons ATGCCTCCCATGGCAACAATTCCAACACACAGACCTGAGTTGCATGCTTTGTTCTTCAATCGGTCCATTAGCTGTTTCAAATGCCCAAAAATTGTTGCCTCATG GGCACATACGAAATCTTCCCCAATATTGGAAAACACTAATGATAATAAGACGACGACtaatttgaagaagaaagaagaacttTGTGTGCAGCATTTAAGGCCACCGATTCCAAAAACCGAAAATTTAGGGTCCAAGAATCTTCGATTTGAACGGTTGCAGCCATCTGATCAAGAAGTGGCTCAAGGAAATAGGTTTGAATTCGGGGAATTTGTTGCGCGTGAAGCTGTGCTTGATGAAGAATATTGG ACAGCGGCATGGCTGAGATCAGAATGTCAATGGGAGAATAGAATGTATGAAAG ATATATTGATAACTTCAAACGGAAATTTGCTGAGCAG GAATTTATTGCGTTAAGAAGGCGGTGCAAGGTTCTAAATGGGGAGACCTGCACATGCATTATCACG GTAAGGAAGCAGCACAACAATTTAAAACATTCAGTATTAAAAAGTGTTGTGGGAACCCTTGATTTGAATATCCGCTATTTGCTGCAAGGCGAGACCTTTCCCGGG GAACACGTAAAGGCTCCACTTTTTGTTAGCATCGACAGAACGGCACCGAGCAGATATGGCTACATTGCAAACTTATGTGTCACCAAACCAGCTCGACAACAGGGAATAGCGAGCAACATGTTATATTTTGCTATTGAAGCTGCAAAATATAATG GGGTGACTCAAATATATGTTCATGTTGATAGAAATAATAGGCCTGCACAGATGTTGTACCAGAAGTTGGGCTTCCAG ATGGTTGAGACGGCAAACACCAAATTGTCGCTAGAGGAAACATTCTTGCTACGTTTGCAGACTTAA
- the LOC107479131 gene encoding DNA repair protein rhp7: MVPTKTTPKSSKTIDSMHPHTPTQTNEPSSFPPRRRSLRLNSIPNSDPPQFGAVDGSTATAVRVSNDTDSGPTGNAASGKGKRKGRSAVSGTATVKLDESGKGFLNLRSGKKVLMRGMEANQYNAVSNGDPGSGSAKRGRKTISQKSEEEEEEEQQKCETKDTNSYVDAVKIEKQNIDEGLENVVSGNSGKRKLGGGSSSRDAVTVEVGSMSVGRRRLSREEKGKSAVVANGEPPRNAVAHETTLENGSDAKLPSEEGNAVPVQMRARERSRDTNNNNNNNGNQREHGSNRMDRFRDIARENASRFAHFTAEDEENTNDNSVPEPEVEHEIEDWPGPFSTAMKIIRDREKKSFQTGCGPSERSLVESIKWVPKRNQALTGRKFLAPSLQELCLDILARNVDDIASLDSVPDSLRHRLSQLLCDSDRITDHFFGLLVCGSPTEIRLRNCSWLSEEHFIKCFQMCDTTNLVVLQLDQCGRCLADYVIYATLAQSRGHLPRLTSLSITGACRLSDLGLRALVSSAPALRSVNLSRCSLLTSSGIFHLAESLRSLLKELYLDECNGIDAALVLPALLELEHLEVLSVASVKTVCDEFVKDYITARGHNLKELVLQNCVNVTDASIKIIAEHCHGLCVLDIMHLETLTDLSIGYLSNHCRALHTLKLCRNHFSDEAIAAFLETSGESLQELSLNSVKKVGYHTALSLASHAKNLRALDLSWCRNLTDNALGLIVDSCSSLISLNLFGCTQVTDIFLKGHSNMQLEIIGLQNSPLLRHVKVPDPYQGALNYSSVSMDGV; this comes from the exons ATGGTACCTACCAAAACCACACCAAAATCTTCAAAAACCATCGACTCTATGCATCCGCACACTCCCACCCAAACCAACGAACCCTCTTCGTTTCCCCCTCGTAGACGCAGTCTCCGCCTCAATTCCATTCCAAACTCCGATCCTCCCCAATTCGGTGCTGTCGATGGTTCAACCGCAACCGCCGTTAGGGTTTCCAATGACACCGACTCTGGCCCCACCGGAAACGCCGCCAGtggaaagggaaaaagaaagggcaGGTCAGCTGTTTCCGGAACAGCAACTGTCAAGTTGGACGAGAGTGGGAAGGGTTTTCTGAACTTACGGTCAGGAAAGAAGGTTCTCATGAGAGGAATGGAAGCAAACCAATATAACGCTGTCAGTAACGGCGATCCGGGAAGTGGTAGCGCCAAGCGTGGTAGGAAAACCATATCACAGAaaagcgaagaagaagaagaagaagagcagcAAAAGTGTGAAACGAAGGACACAAATAGTTATGTTGATGCGGTGAAGATCGAGAAGCAGAATATTGATGAGGGTTTGGAAAATGTTGTTTCTGGTAATAGTGGGAAGAGGAAACTGGGCGGCGGTAGCAGCAGCAGAGATGCGGTTACGGTGGAAGTTGGAAGCATGAGTGTGGGACGAAGGAGACTCAGCAGGGAAGAGAAAGGGAAATCTGCGGTTGTTGCTAATGGCGAACCACCACGCAATGCTGTTGCTCATGAAACTACATTGGAGAATGGATCAGATGCCAAGCTCCCTTCAGAAGAGGGTAATGCAGTTCCTGTCCAAATGAGAGCTCGAGAACGATCAAGAGAcactaacaacaacaacaataacaatggtAATCAAAGAGAGCATGGCTCGAATAGGATGGACCGGTTTAGGGACATAGCCAGGGAGAACGCATCCCGATTTGCTCATTTCACTGCTGAAGATGAAGAAAACACCAATGACAATTCGGTTCCTGAGCCTGAAGTTGAGCATGAGATTGAGGATTGGCCAGGTCCTTTCTCAACGGCTATGAAGATCATACGGGATagggagaagaagagttttCAAACAGGGTGTGGGCCTTCGGAAAGAAGCTTAGTGGAGTCTATTAAGTGGGTTCCTAAGAGGAATCAAGCGCTAACCGGTAGAAAGTTCTTGGCCCCTTCATTGCAGGAGCTTTGCCTTGATATTCTTGCTCGGAATGTTGATGACATAGCTTCACTTGACAGTGTGCCTGATTCCCTGAGGCACAGGCTTAGCCAATTGTTGTGTGACTCGGATAGGATTACCGATCACTTTTTTGGACTACTTGTTTGTGGATCGCCCACAGAGATTCGGTTGAGGAATTGCTCTTGGCTATCGGAGGAGCACTTTATTAAATGTTTCCAAATGTGTGACACTACCAATTTGGTG GTGCTGCAACTCGACCAGTGTGGGCGATGTTTGGCAGATTATGTAATATATGCTACTTTGGCACAATCAAGGGGGCACTTGCCTAGATTAACTAGCCTATCCATTACGGGTGCATGTCGTCTTTCAGATTTAGGGTTGCGAGCACTTGTCTCTTCTGCTCCAGCACTTAGATCAGTCAACCTCAGCCGGTGCTCCCTTCTCACATCTTCTGGCATTTTTCATTTGGCTGAATCATTAAGATCTCTTCTAAAGGAATTGTATCTCGATGAATGCAATGGCATTGATGCTGCACTGGTTCTGCCAGCACTTCTGGAGCTTGAACATTTGGAAGTTTTGTCAGTAGCCAGTGTTAAAACTGTTTGTGATGAATTTGTCAAGGATTACATCACTGCTCGGGGTCACAACTTAAAAGAGCTCGTTTTACAAAATTGTGT AAATGTGACAGATGCATCAATAAAAATCATTGCAGAACATTGTCATGGATTATGCGTGCTTGATATTATGCACTTGGAGACATTAACAGATTTATCCATAGGTTATCTAAGTAATCATTGCCGTGCACTTCATACACTGAAGCTTTGCCGTAATCATTTCAG TGATGAAGCCATTGCTGCATTTTTGGAGACAAGTGGGGAGTCCTTGCAAGAACTGTCACTTAATAGTGTTAAGAAG GTTGGCTACCACACAGCCCTATCACTTGCAAGCCATGCAAAAAATTTGCGTGCTCTAGATCTATCTTGGTGCCGAAATTTGACAGACAATGCATTGGGTTTAATAGTAGATAGCTGCTCGTCACTGATATCACTTAATCTTTTTGGATGCACACAG GTAACAGATATTTTTCTGAAGGGCCACTCAAACATGCAGCTTGAGATAATTGGTTTGCAGAACTCTCCTTTGTTGCGTCATGTCAAAGTCCCTGATCCTTATCAGGGTGCTTTGAATTATTCGTCAGTATCCATGGATGGTGTATAA
- the LOC107479149 gene encoding uncharacterized protein LOC107479149, with protein MISRKHCWVIRRYNGSHTCIRANISQDHSKLDSITIAEVIKPLVKADPSLKVKSVIAEVQSKFNYTVSYRKAWLAKQKAVEKIYGGWEASYEALPIWFEAMYHKEPSTVVHFETMPAYQSDDLVTDIRVLRRVFWSYYHCIRTFRHCKPIVQVEGTHLYGKYKGCLLVAVSQDDNNNIVPIAFAIVEGETSDEWHFFLSNLRQHVVTRDGVWLISD; from the coding sequence ATGATTAGCAGGAAGCACTGTTGGGTTATAAGGAGGTACAATGGTAGCCATACCTGTATTAGAGCCAATATTTCTCAGGATCATTCTAAGCTGGATTCGATCACAATTGCAGAAGTCATCAAGCCGTTGGTCAAAGCTGACCCCTCGTTAAAGGTAAAATCAGTTATTGCAGAAGTGCAATCGAAGTTCAACTACACCGTCAGTTATCGGAAAGCATGGTTGGCTAAGCAAAAGGCAGTAGAAAAAATATATGGAGGTTGGGAAGCATCGTACGAAGCATTGCCTATATGGTTTGAGGCCATGTATCATAAGGAGCCATCAACTGTCGTCCATTTTGAGACTATGCCTGCATATCAAAGTGATGACTTGGTGACTGATATTCGGGTATTGCGTAGAGTATTTTGGAGTTATTACCACTGCATTAGAACATTCCGACATTGTAAGCCAATTGTCCAGGTAGAAGGGACTCACTTGTACGGAAAGTATAAGGGTTGTCTTTTAGTGGCAGTTTCACAGGATGACAACAACAATATCGTCCCAATTGCATTTGCTATTGTAGAGGGAGAGACTTCTGATGAGTGGCACTTTTTTCTCAGTAACCTGCGACAACATGTTGTCACTCGGGATGGTGTGTGGCTGATATCCGactga